GGCAGCGGGTGGGAACGGAGGACGCCCACTCCCCGCCGTCGATGTGCCCGACGTTCAGGTTGTAGGGGTGGTGATGGTGCGCGTAGGCGGGATGCCGCCCGTCGGGGTGGTTCCAGGCCGACTCCAGCGCCTTCAGATGCTTCAGCACGCGGAAGGCCGCCTCGATGGCGTTCAGCCCGGCGCCGGTGTCCAGCACATGGGCGGGGCGGCCCGTCACCTCCAGCTCGCAGCGGATCACGCCGACCTGGGCGATCTGGAGCGTGTGGTTGAAGGGTTCCGGGATCACCGCGGCGTCGGCCTTGTAGCCGCGGGCGACGCAGGCGAGGGCGCCGTTGCCGGTGCATTCCTCCTCGACCACCGACTGGAGATAGACCGGGGCGGCGGGCTGGACGCCCAGGCTCCGCAGCGCCTTGAAGGCCATGACGTAGGCGGCGATGCCGGCCTTCATGTCGCCGGCCCCGCGCCCGTAGAGGCGGCCGTCGCGGACCACCGGTTCGAAGGGCGGGGCGGACCACAGCTCCTCCGGCCCGGTCGGCACCACGTCGATGTGGCCGTTCAAAATCAGCGACTTGCCGGTCGCGCGGCGGGGCTTGTGGACGCCGACGACGTTCTCGCGGCCTTCGTAGGAGATCAGCGAGGGGGACCAGCCGGGCTGGGCCTTCAGCGCCTCCTCGTCGATGGCGAAGCGGTCCACCTCCAGGCCCATGTCCCGGAAGATCCGTTCCATCAGATCCTGCGCCGGGCCTTCCTGCCCCAGCAGGCTGGGACTCCGGACCAGATCGGACAGCAAGCGCACTCCATCCTCGCGCAGCGCCGCGACCGCGCCCAGGATCGCATCCCGGTCCACGGCTGCAATGCTCCGCCCACCCTCGTCGGATGCGGGCATGACGACTCCGTTCTTACCACTCCGCCGCGCAGTCGTCCGTGTGTGTCGGCAAATCTCCGGAAAGAAACTGTGGCGATTTCGACTTTCGGACTATGACCCTGGTTTTGCCCGGTTGGGCGCCGCCGGGGATCGACCGCTGACGACAGGCGTATTACAATTCAGCTTCTCATCCTCCGCCAAATCGATAATCCTCATTGCCGACATAAGCAGGATTTATGGCGATGGGATTTCCCCCGATGACGGCGCGCGATCTGGAACGGCTGGGCCACCAGCTCGACTGGAACCTGCTGCGCACCTTCATGGTGATCGTGCAGGAGCAGGGGCTGACCCGCGCGGCGCAGCGTCTCGGGCTGACCCAGCCGGCGGTGTCCCAGGCCCTGAAGCGGCTGGAGGACCAGATGGGCCGCAGCCTGATCGAGCGCGGGCAGGGCCGCTTCCGGGTGACCGAGGCGGGCGAGATCATCTACGCCGAGGTGCTGGAGATCTACGGCAACATCTCCCGCTTCGCCGTCCTGATGCGTGACATCCGCGAGGAGATTTCCGGCCACATCCGAATCCTGCTGGCCAGCCGGATCCAGTCGCTGCTGTTCGACGCCCTGCTGGAGCGCTTCCACGCCACCCACCCGCAGGTGACCTTCCGGCTGGACGTGATGGCGAGCGCCGACGTCCACATGGCGATCCAGCAGAAGACCGGCTCGCTCGGCCTCTGCCTGATGCGGGAGCCGCCGCCGCTGGTCGAGCACGCGCTGTTCGCCCGCCAGATCTACCGGCTGTATTGCGGGCCGCGGCACCATCTGTTCGGCCGCACCGGCCTGACGCTGGGCGATCTGCGCAGCGAGGGGTTCGTCTCCTTCACCTCCGACCAGATCGGCGGCGTGCTGTCGCCGCTGGCCGTCTTCCGCGCGCAGGAGGGGATCGAGAGCCGGATCGTCGGCGCCTCGGTCAATCTGGACGAGGTGCGGCGCATGATCTCCGTCGGGCTGGGGATCGGGCCGCTGCCCCGCCATGTGGCGGAGCGCGACGTGCGCGACGGCCTGCTGTGGCCGCTGCCGCCGGAGGAGGGGGTGGCGCCGGTGGACATCCATCTGCTGTGGAACCCCGCCTCCAAGATGAACCGGGCGGAGCGCGCCTTCATCGAGCATTGCCGCGCCGCCATCGCCGGCATCCCGCTCGACCTGCGTTTCGATCCGGTGGCGGTGAGCGAGTGGATCGACCGGCAGTTCGGCGACACGTGAGCGGCACCATTCGGCCCGCCGCGATCACCGCGCCCGCGTCTTCAGCGTCATCAGATAGGCCACGATGTCGTCCGTTTCGTCGGGTGTGAGGCGGATGTTCGGCATGACCGGGTGCGAGCTGCGCAGGTAGCTGCGCAACGCCATTTCGGTCACCCCCGGATCGGACAACCGTTCGGTCAGGTCGGGCGCTTCGACGCCTTCTTCCATTGCCGGCGGTTTGGCTGCCCGTTCCGCCGATACGCGATGGCATTCCCCGCAGACCTCCTCGGCCAGCCGGCGGCCATATTCGACGCTTCCAAGCCCATCCGGGTTGGTTTGCGCCGTAAGCGGGCCGGGCGGGACCGTCAACGTCATGGCGATGAGCAGAATGCTGGCCCGCATGGCGGCGCCTCCTTCCGGACATGCCAATGTCATCAGAGGACGCTAATAAAAAGCCAGGGTAGGGCGGGCCGGCGCCGCCTGTCCATTCCTCGGACGGGGAAGGACAGAGTTTGCAAGCAAAGATTTCCGATGCGCTGCCGCCGTATTGATAAGCAAAAGAATCTCTCTTGAAAAACAGCAGCTTCCCGGAGTCTTCGCAAAAGATACACGGAATCTCACAAAAATGCCCCGCCAGGAGCCGGCTCCTAATTGGTAGCAGTGTCATATGCCAAAGGGCGAAAACGCCGAAGAAGTCATACCAGAAGATAACATCTCAAGAGAGCATTGACATATGGCCAACCTGTACGGACCGAAGACGCTGACCGCCCCCGCTGGTGCGATCGTCATAGCACCCGGCGCCAACATCCAGTCCATCGTCAATGGCGCTCCCGCCGGCGCGACCTTCTGGTTGCAGTCGGGCGAGTACCGTCTCCAGTCGATCACGCCCAAGGACAACCAGACCTTCATCGGCGCCGAGGGCGCCGTGCTGAACGGGTCGAAGCTGCTGACCGGCTTCACCCAGGACAGCGCCGGGCGCTGGGTGGTCGGCGGGCAGACTCAGCAGGGTGAGCGCCGCGCGACGGACGAGGCGACGCCCGGCGCGATGCGCGCCGGCTATCCGGAAACCGTCTATGTGGACGACAAGCCGCTGACGCCCGTGGACGCGCTGTCGAAGCTGAAGGCGGGAACCTTCTACTTCGACTACAACGCCGACAAGATCTACCTGGGCGACAACCCGGCGGGGCACAAGGTGGAGGCCGGGACGACCGCCCACGCCTTCGGCGGCACCGCGGACGGCGTGACGGTCAAGAACCTCGTCATCGAGAAATACACCCCGCCGGCGCAGGAAGGCGCCATCCAGGGCGACGTCAACTGGACCATCCAGGACAACGAGCTTCGCTTGAACTACGCGGTCGGCGCGACGGCGCAGGACGGCAGCAAGTTCATCGGCAACTACGTCCACGACAACGGCGAGATGGGGCTGGGCGGCGCTGGGGCCAAGATCCTGGTCGAAGGCAACGAGATCGCGCGCAACGGCGCCTGGTCGGGCATCGACGTGTTCTGGGAAGGCGGCGGCACCAAGTTCGCCTACACCACCGATCTGGTGGTCCGCGGCAACTACTCCCACGACAACACCGGCTTCGGCCTGTGGACCGACATCGACAATGTCGGGACGCTGTACGAGAACAACGTCCTCGTGAACAACAGCGGCGGCGGCATCACCCACGAGATCAGCTACGACGCCGTCATCCGCAACAACGTGATGGTCGGCAACGGCGCCAAGCCGCAGGCCGAGGGCTGGCTGTGGGGCGGGTCGATCCAGATCCAGAACTCGCAGAACGTCGAGGCCTACGGCAACAAGATCGACATCACCGGGGTCAAGGGCGCCAACGGCATCGTGATGATCCAGCAGGACCGCGGCACCGGGGAATTCGGGACCTGGACCACGACCAACAACAAGATCCACGACAACATCATCGTTTCCAAGGACGGCAACGGCCAGTCGGGCGGCGTGGCCGATTACAACGAAGCCGGCATGCTGAACGGCGGCAACGTGTGGGACAACAACACCTACTACATGCCGGACGGCGACCGCTGGCGCTGGGGCGACTTCCCGGAGGGCGACAACTGGTCCGCCTACATGAACGCGACGACGCAGGACGAGCATTCGACCCTGTCGCAGGCCTATCCCTCCACCGCCGGCTGGACGACCGTCACCCCCACCACCCCGACCAACCCGCCGGCTCCCACCCCGACGGACACCACGCCGCCCACGGTCAAGGTGAGCATTGCCGACAGCAGCGTGACCAAGGGTGAGGCGCCGCTCGTCACCTTCGCCTTCAGCGAGGCGGTGAAGGGCTTCGCGCTGGCCGACACCACGGTGAAGGGCGGCACGCTGAGCGGCTTCAAGACGGTGGACGCCTCCACCTACACCGCCGTCTTCACGCCCTCGACCAACACCAAGATCACCGACGCCAACGTGGCGGTGAAGGCGGGCAGCTACACCGACCTCGCCGGCAACACGGGCAAGGCTGGCTCCGCCGGCTTCGCCGTGGACACGACCACGCCCACCGTCCCGACAACCCCGACAGCCAGCGTCACGACCATCAAGGTCAACGCCTCCGGTGCCGCGGCGGGCGGGGTGAACGCGCATTTCAAGGTGCTGGTGGACGGCAAGGCCATCGGCGACGCCACGGTCGGCACGGCGGCGAAGGACTACAGCTTCACCACCAACCTGACCGCCGGGCAGCCGCACAAGGTGCAGATCCAGTACGACAACGACGGCTTCGTGAACGGCCAGGACCGCAACCTGTTCGTGAACAAGATCACCATCAACGGCACCGCCCACAACCCGACCGACAGCATCGTCAGCTACGACAAGGGCGCGCTGGACGGCAAGGACGTGGTCAAGGGCCAGTCGTCGATGTGGTGGGGCGGCACGCTGGTGGTCGACGCCCCGGCGAAGGAGTTCCCCGCGGGCGGCACTCTGCCGCAGAGCGGTCCCAGCAGCACGACGATCACCGTCAACGCCTCCGGTACGGCGGCGGGCGGGGTGAACGCCCACTTCAACCTGCTGGTGGACGGCCAGAAGGTCGGTGAGGGCGTGGCCGGCACGGCGGCGAAGGACTACAGCTTCACCACCAGCCTGACCGCCGATCAGGCGCACAAGGTGCAGATCCAGTACGACAACGACGCCGTGGTGAACGGGCAGGACCGCTCGCTGATCGTCAACAAGGTCACGATCAACGGCAAATCCGTCCTGTCCACCGACGGCAACGTCACCTACGACAAGGGCGCGTTGGACGGCAAGGACGTGGTCAAGGGCCAGGCCGGCCTGTGGTGGAACGGCACGCTGGTGGTGGACGCCGACAAGAGCTTCTTCCCCTCGGCCACCCCGGTCGGCGAGGCCGCGCCCCTGGCGCTCG
The sequence above is drawn from the Azospirillum sp. TSH58 genome and encodes:
- a CDS encoding LysR family transcriptional regulator — its product is MTARDLERLGHQLDWNLLRTFMVIVQEQGLTRAAQRLGLTQPAVSQALKRLEDQMGRSLIERGQGRFRVTEAGEIIYAEVLEIYGNISRFAVLMRDIREEISGHIRILLASRIQSLLFDALLERFHATHPQVTFRLDVMASADVHMAIQQKTGSLGLCLMREPPPLVEHALFARQIYRLYCGPRHHLFGRTGLTLGDLRSEGFVSFTSDQIGGVLSPLAVFRAQEGIESRIVGASVNLDEVRRMISVGLGIGPLPRHVAERDVRDGLLWPLPPEEGVAPVDIHLLWNPASKMNRAERAFIEHCRAAIAGIPLDLRFDPVAVSEWIDRQFGDT
- a CDS encoding cytochrome c translates to MRASILLIAMTLTVPPGPLTAQTNPDGLGSVEYGRRLAEEVCGECHRVSAERAAKPPAMEEGVEAPDLTERLSDPGVTEMALRSYLRSSHPVMPNIRLTPDETDDIVAYLMTLKTRAR
- a CDS encoding carbohydrate-binding domain-containing protein: MANLYGPKTLTAPAGAIVIAPGANIQSIVNGAPAGATFWLQSGEYRLQSITPKDNQTFIGAEGAVLNGSKLLTGFTQDSAGRWVVGGQTQQGERRATDEATPGAMRAGYPETVYVDDKPLTPVDALSKLKAGTFYFDYNADKIYLGDNPAGHKVEAGTTAHAFGGTADGVTVKNLVIEKYTPPAQEGAIQGDVNWTIQDNELRLNYAVGATAQDGSKFIGNYVHDNGEMGLGGAGAKILVEGNEIARNGAWSGIDVFWEGGGTKFAYTTDLVVRGNYSHDNTGFGLWTDIDNVGTLYENNVLVNNSGGGITHEISYDAVIRNNVMVGNGAKPQAEGWLWGGSIQIQNSQNVEAYGNKIDITGVKGANGIVMIQQDRGTGEFGTWTTTNNKIHDNIIVSKDGNGQSGGVADYNEAGMLNGGNVWDNNTYYMPDGDRWRWGDFPEGDNWSAYMNATTQDEHSTLSQAYPSTAGWTTVTPTTPTNPPAPTPTDTTPPTVKVSIADSSVTKGEAPLVTFAFSEAVKGFALADTTVKGGTLSGFKTVDASTYTAVFTPSTNTKITDANVAVKAGSYTDLAGNTGKAGSAGFAVDTTTPTVPTTPTASVTTIKVNASGAAAGGVNAHFKVLVDGKAIGDATVGTAAKDYSFTTNLTAGQPHKVQIQYDNDGFVNGQDRNLFVNKITINGTAHNPTDSIVSYDKGALDGKDVVKGQSSMWWGGTLVVDAPAKEFPAGGTLPQSGPSSTTITVNASGTAAGGVNAHFNLLVDGQKVGEGVAGTAAKDYSFTTSLTADQAHKVQIQYDNDAVVNGQDRSLIVNKVTINGKSVLSTDGNVTYDKGALDGKDVVKGQAGLWWNGTLVVDADKSFFPSATPVGEAAPLALDAGTDSVWSHVAAQQAASAPAAVADAAVVANSLYGAMPVEAGYDPLFDHIDPSLLSHAA
- a CDS encoding ArgE/DapE family deacylase, yielding MDRDAILGAVAALREDGVRLLSDLVRSPSLLGQEGPAQDLMERIFRDMGLEVDRFAIDEEALKAQPGWSPSLISYEGRENVVGVHKPRRATGKSLILNGHIDVVPTGPEELWSAPPFEPVVRDGRLYGRGAGDMKAGIAAYVMAFKALRSLGVQPAAPVYLQSVVEEECTGNGALACVARGYKADAAVIPEPFNHTLQIAQVGVIRCELEVTGRPAHVLDTGAGLNAIEAAFRVLKHLKALESAWNHPDGRHPAYAHHHHPYNLNVGHIDGGEWASSVPTRCRMELRFGFPPDRAAAEVSAEIERAVAEACRGDSDLKGIDARVIFRGFQAEGCTLDPDHPMLEALDAAHRSIFGTPAPKLAQTCTTDVRNFVLYGDTPATCYGPEAERIHGIDESVSLDSMAKVTAVLALFMADWCGLESIDP